In Candidatus Dormiibacterota bacterium, a single genomic region encodes these proteins:
- the mce gene encoding methylmalonyl-CoA epimerase, whose amino-acid sequence MTGSWPIDHIAIVADDLDATIALYTKRLGFRQLYREIVADQGVEAAGLQAGESVIELLRALDEHSAIARYRGDAPTKLHHVAYRVENLESTLAELKANGIRLIDESPRRGAQGKRIAFLHPASTAGVLIELCEPE is encoded by the coding sequence GTGACGGGCTCGTGGCCGATCGACCATATCGCAATCGTCGCGGACGACCTCGACGCAACGATCGCACTCTACACCAAGCGCCTCGGCTTTCGGCAGCTCTACCGGGAGATCGTCGCTGATCAAGGCGTCGAAGCTGCGGGCTTGCAAGCCGGTGAGTCGGTCATCGAGTTACTGCGCGCGCTCGACGAACACTCGGCCATTGCGCGCTACCGCGGCGACGCGCCGACAAAACTGCACCACGTCGCCTACCGCGTCGAGAACCTCGAAAGCACGCTCGCCGAACTGAAAGCGAACGGCATTCGCCTCATCGACGAATCGCCGAGGCGCGGCGCTCAAGGAAAGCGCATCGCCTTCCTCCACCCAGCATCGACGGCCGGCGTGTTGATCGAGCTCTGCGAGCCCGAATGA
- a CDS encoding fatty acid desaturase yields MQLAKRRLWARRPNWTNGVALAAIHVCALLAVIPAFFSWQAVAAAAVLAYVTGAIGVTLGYHRTLTHRSLRLRWPLEHIVATVGTLAMQGAPIEWVATHRVHHAHSDHAGDPHTTRRGFTWAHIKWLIVKNRYVPSKEERARHCPDLVADPYYRALSYLSVPLQVALALVLLAIGGWSWVFWGVFVRLVYTYHTTWFVNSASHWAGYRTYKTDDRSTNSWWVALVSFGEGWHNNHHAFPFSARHGLAWFEIDMTWWHIKVLQMLRLADRVRVPTKAMMERFAFQPVFVRRTVRSIR; encoded by the coding sequence ATGCAACTTGCAAAGCGACGCCTCTGGGCTCGCAGGCCCAACTGGACGAACGGCGTAGCGCTTGCGGCAATTCACGTCTGCGCGCTCCTGGCCGTCATTCCGGCATTCTTCTCGTGGCAGGCGGTCGCCGCCGCCGCCGTCCTCGCGTATGTGACCGGCGCGATCGGCGTGACGCTCGGCTACCATCGAACGCTCACCCATCGCAGCTTACGCTTGCGATGGCCTCTGGAACATATCGTCGCGACCGTCGGGACGCTCGCGATGCAAGGAGCGCCCATCGAGTGGGTGGCGACGCATCGCGTCCATCACGCCCACTCCGATCACGCGGGCGATCCGCATACGACGCGTCGCGGGTTCACGTGGGCGCACATCAAGTGGCTCATCGTGAAGAACCGTTACGTTCCGTCGAAAGAGGAGCGCGCGCGCCATTGTCCCGATTTGGTCGCCGATCCATACTACCGAGCGCTTTCGTACCTGTCGGTTCCGCTGCAAGTGGCCCTCGCGCTCGTGTTGCTCGCGATCGGGGGATGGTCGTGGGTATTCTGGGGCGTCTTCGTACGCCTGGTGTACACGTATCACACGACGTGGTTCGTGAACAGCGCGTCGCACTGGGCAGGCTATCGGACCTACAAGACCGATGACCGGTCGACGAACTCCTGGTGGGTCGCCTTGGTCTCGTTCGGGGAAGGCTGGCACAACAACCATCATGCGTTCCCGTTCTCCGCGCGCCATGGGCTTGCGTGGTTCGAGATCGACATGACCTGGTGGCATATCAAGGTCTTGCAGATGTTGCGGCTGGCGGATCGCGTACGCGTTCCCACCAAAGCGATGATGGAGCGCTTTGCGTTCCAGCCCGTATTCGTGCGGCGCACCGTTCGCTCGATTCGCTGA
- a CDS encoding DUF4127 family protein, whose translation MKFALALMAALALSAGPAAATPGGPIVFVSMDDRPVTLQLPVLLGRIAGRSVVTPPHALLGHYLEPGSPDAIVAWLNARAPRNASAYVLSTDMLVYGGLLASRVPGTTYDDAYYRVRDVIRLRDRRPKAWFAAFGTIMRLAPTGIPAIGPGQPYFASGATWQYLWKYAKLHDPLLPDEQARAEQLRALAGSAFDEYVADRARDLAVDRLWVAKAAAPSSALDLLVLGQDDAGPIGIDVPDRVALEGDIASDNAAQRVAIEPGADELGMALVAHALARSVHWQPRVAVRYSTPGGALAQDPLEYAPVSVAIARLIALCGGVETDENPEIVLYVRVPATSAVQDDAFVSAMRADETAGRSVALADITFLEGGGNPGYADQGAFARRILADGVARRLDAYASWNTNANTVGTALAEAVAAGVGRRSGRYDALAHKEFTFMRFTDDYAYHVEVRPLLNAQLKAQNIDRMLLLPPSAAAVAQENRALLWNDAQGILTQLYPGYHIAAMRITLPWDRTFETKIEVGLAPDVVGR comes from the coding sequence GTGAAGTTCGCGCTCGCGTTGATGGCCGCGCTTGCGCTCTCGGCTGGGCCGGCCGCTGCGACGCCGGGCGGCCCGATCGTCTTCGTCTCGATGGACGACCGGCCGGTGACGCTGCAGCTTCCGGTGTTGCTTGGGCGCATCGCCGGGCGCAGCGTCGTCACGCCGCCGCATGCGCTGCTCGGCCATTACTTGGAGCCAGGCTCCCCGGACGCAATCGTCGCTTGGCTGAACGCGCGCGCGCCGCGCAACGCGAGCGCGTACGTGCTCTCTACCGACATGCTCGTCTACGGAGGGCTTCTCGCATCGCGGGTTCCCGGCACGACCTACGACGACGCCTACTATCGCGTGCGCGACGTCATACGGCTGCGCGATCGTCGGCCCAAAGCGTGGTTTGCCGCCTTCGGCACCATCATGCGGCTCGCGCCGACGGGAATACCGGCAATCGGGCCCGGGCAGCCGTATTTTGCATCGGGTGCGACGTGGCAGTACTTGTGGAAGTACGCCAAGCTCCACGATCCGCTCTTGCCCGACGAGCAGGCGCGTGCCGAGCAGCTCCGCGCGCTAGCCGGCTCTGCATTCGACGAGTACGTGGCGGATCGCGCGCGCGATCTCGCCGTTGACCGATTGTGGGTGGCGAAGGCTGCTGCGCCTTCTTCGGCGCTCGATCTGCTCGTGCTCGGTCAGGACGATGCCGGACCGATCGGCATCGACGTCCCGGATCGTGTAGCGCTTGAAGGCGACATCGCCTCCGACAACGCTGCGCAGCGGGTCGCGATCGAGCCCGGCGCCGACGAGCTGGGAATGGCCCTCGTCGCGCACGCCCTGGCGCGCAGCGTCCACTGGCAGCCGCGTGTTGCGGTGCGTTACTCCACGCCCGGAGGAGCGCTCGCTCAGGACCCGCTCGAGTATGCTCCCGTTTCCGTGGCGATCGCACGGCTCATCGCGCTTTGCGGAGGCGTCGAGACCGACGAAAACCCCGAGATCGTGCTTTACGTGCGCGTTCCCGCGACCTCGGCGGTGCAGGACGATGCTTTCGTGAGCGCGATGCGTGCCGACGAAACGGCAGGGCGTTCCGTCGCACTCGCAGACATCACGTTTCTGGAGGGCGGAGGGAACCCTGGATATGCCGATCAGGGCGCCTTCGCCCGGCGCATTCTCGCCGATGGCGTCGCCAGGCGGCTCGACGCGTATGCCTCTTGGAACACCAATGCCAATACGGTAGGAACGGCGCTTGCCGAGGCGGTCGCCGCAGGCGTCGGCCGGCGCTCGGGAAGGTACGATGCCTTGGCGCACAAGGAGTTCACCTTCATGCGGTTTACCGACGATTACGCCTATCACGTCGAGGTGCGGCCTCTATTGAATGCGCAGCTCAAAGCGCAGAATATCGACCGTATGCTGCTCTTGCCGCCGAGCGCTGCAGCCGTCGCCCAAGAGAATCGGGCCTTGCTCTGGAATGACGCGCAAGGAATCTTAACGCAATTATATCCCGGATATCATATAGCGGCCATGCGCATCACGCTGCCGTGGGACCGTACCTTCGAGACGAAAATCGAGGTTGGCCTCGCTCCCGACGTCGTGGGGAGATGA
- a CDS encoding N-acetylmuramic acid 6-phosphate etherase, translating to MLSDDLPETEAVDERSTDLDALSSDALVTLLIEAQRGAVEAVFARRHEIAGVVDEIVRRLEDGGRLHYVGAGTSGRLAMLDAAEMPPTFGVEPGLVRAHLAGGASALVRAVEGAEDDARAGEEAVRDVDAGDVVIGLSAAGGASFVIAAVTAAGARGAFTVAIVNTDRSALAAAAQRAIVLHTGAEPVAGSTRMRAGTAQKVVLNAISTAAMVLLGRVYGNLMVDVVASNRKLSERARRLVCRIAGVDEARAATLLAACDGSVKVAVVMARHGVDAATARRTLERARGRLREAL from the coding sequence GTGCTAAGCGACGACCTTCCCGAGACGGAGGCCGTCGACGAGCGCAGTACCGATCTCGACGCTCTCTCCTCCGACGCGCTCGTCACACTCTTGATTGAAGCGCAACGCGGTGCCGTCGAGGCGGTCTTCGCGCGGCGGCACGAAATTGCAGGCGTCGTCGACGAGATCGTTCGCCGTTTGGAGGACGGCGGTCGGCTGCACTACGTCGGGGCCGGAACGAGCGGAAGGCTGGCGATGCTCGATGCTGCGGAGATGCCGCCGACGTTCGGGGTTGAGCCCGGGCTCGTCCGAGCGCACCTCGCCGGTGGAGCGAGCGCACTCGTGCGGGCGGTCGAGGGCGCGGAAGACGATGCGCGGGCAGGCGAAGAGGCTGTGCGCGACGTCGATGCGGGCGATGTGGTGATCGGGCTCTCTGCCGCCGGCGGTGCGTCCTTCGTGATCGCAGCGGTGACGGCCGCGGGTGCGCGCGGCGCATTCACGGTTGCAATCGTCAACACCGACCGGTCCGCGCTTGCTGCCGCCGCGCAGCGCGCAATCGTGCTTCACACGGGAGCCGAGCCGGTCGCCGGCTCGACGCGGATGCGTGCGGGGACGGCGCAGAAGGTCGTGCTGAACGCGATCTCCACCGCCGCGATGGTCCTGCTCGGCAGAGTGTACGGGAATCTCATGGTCGACGTCGTCGCCTCCAACCGCAAGCTCTCGGAACGCGCGCGACGGCTCGTCTGCCGTATCGCCGGCGTCGACGAGGCGCGCGCCGCGACGCTCCTCGCCGCGTGTGACGGGAGCGTCAAAGTTGCCGTCGTGATGGCGCGTCACGGCGTCGATGCCGCGACGGCGCGTCGCACGCTCGAGCGCGCACGCGGCCGGCTGCGTGAGGCGTTGTGA
- a CDS encoding anhydro-N-acetylmuramic acid kinase, whose amino-acid sequence MIAVGVMSGTSLDGIDTALVRIHPRGARYTIEVMRFATHAFDDDLFTALARALPPNRGSFAEAAELHHRLGEAFGRAACAVLNGERADYVASHGQTVFHDGGRGITLQLGDAFAIREAVRASVCYDFRSADCAAGGHGAPLVPYVDALLFQSENEDRVALNVGGIANITVLPKGSEEIVAFDTGPGNMLVDALVRARTHGTERFDEDGALAARGRVDEGTLAAMLADPYFALPPPKSTGRERFGEHFLAAHRALEHLSTEDAAATLTELTATTVAHDIAAYAPPRARVIVSGGGANNPALLARLAARLSGSRVERSDAMGISPDAKEAVAFAVLGYETLRGRCANVPRATGARTPVALGSIAPYELSALLARVEAEC is encoded by the coding sequence GTGATCGCCGTCGGAGTGATGAGCGGCACGTCGCTCGACGGCATCGACACGGCTCTCGTGCGGATTCACCCGCGCGGCGCGCGCTACACAATTGAAGTCATGCGATTCGCGACCCATGCCTTCGACGACGATCTCTTCACCGCGCTCGCGCGCGCGCTTCCGCCGAACCGCGGAAGCTTTGCCGAGGCCGCCGAGCTCCATCATCGCCTCGGCGAGGCCTTCGGGCGGGCGGCGTGCGCGGTTTTGAACGGGGAGCGCGCCGACTACGTGGCCTCACACGGGCAGACCGTCTTTCACGACGGCGGCCGCGGGATCACGCTGCAGCTCGGCGACGCCTTTGCAATCCGCGAAGCCGTCCGTGCGAGCGTTTGCTACGATTTTCGCAGCGCGGATTGCGCGGCGGGCGGTCATGGCGCCCCGCTCGTCCCGTATGTGGATGCGCTCCTCTTCCAGAGTGAGAACGAAGATCGCGTGGCGTTGAATGTCGGCGGCATTGCGAACATCACGGTCCTGCCGAAGGGAAGCGAGGAGATCGTTGCATTCGATACGGGCCCCGGCAACATGCTGGTCGACGCGCTCGTGCGAGCGCGCACGCATGGCACCGAGCGCTTCGACGAAGACGGCGCACTCGCAGCGCGAGGACGCGTCGACGAAGGTACGCTCGCGGCGATGCTGGCGGATCCGTACTTCGCTCTACCGCCGCCGAAGAGCACGGGGCGCGAGCGCTTCGGGGAGCACTTTCTCGCGGCGCATCGCGCGCTCGAGCACCTCTCGACGGAGGACGCGGCCGCTACCCTCACGGAGCTCACCGCGACGACCGTTGCCCACGACATAGCGGCGTACGCGCCGCCGCGCGCGCGCGTGATCGTCTCGGGCGGGGGTGCGAACAATCCAGCGTTGCTGGCGCGCCTTGCGGCGCGGCTTTCCGGCTCGCGCGTCGAACGCTCGGATGCGATGGGCATCTCGCCGGATGCAAAGGAAGCCGTCGCGTTCGCCGTGCTCGGCTACGAAACGCTACGTGGGCGTTGCGCGAACGTTCCTCGCGCGACGGGAGCGCGCACGCCGGTCGCGCTCGGCTCCATCGCTCCGTACGAGTTGAGCGCGCTGCTCGCGCGCGTCGAGGCAGAGTGCTAA
- a CDS encoding serine hydrolase, producing MSRAFAGVDALLREACGTAFTAAVARIEHAGRLRFERAYGVTRTDAQARAVFADTRFDLASLTKLFTATLALRAVSDERIALDASLQDLFPEWRETPHAAITLRMLLAHDSGMNSGADYRLLLDHNVEEFTIREPLSARPGERVIYSDLGFIAVGMLLERLHRRSLASVVAHAFARPNLAFRPSAGERGSIPATEDDGWRGRVQGYVHDEKAYLMGGVAGHAGLFASAADVAWLAEAYLGPLRGRSSSLLPPSMVAEATCEQAWDPVLRRGLGWALKTTDENSCGRLFSPRSFGHTGFVGTCVWADPQRDLQCVLLTNGVYFGRNDTRDLRAAFCETAASELS from the coding sequence ATGAGCCGGGCGTTCGCTGGGGTCGACGCGCTGCTGCGTGAGGCGTGCGGCACCGCGTTCACGGCGGCCGTGGCGCGAATCGAGCATGCCGGGCGGCTGCGCTTCGAGCGCGCGTACGGCGTTACGCGAACGGACGCGCAAGCGCGGGCGGTTTTTGCCGACACGCGCTTCGACCTTGCGTCGCTGACGAAGCTTTTCACGGCGACCTTGGCGCTGCGCGCCGTCTCCGACGAGCGCATCGCTCTCGACGCAAGTCTCCAGGACCTCTTTCCCGAGTGGCGCGAAACGCCGCATGCCGCGATCACGCTGCGCATGCTGCTGGCACACGACTCCGGCATGAACTCCGGCGCGGATTACCGCCTCCTGCTCGACCACAACGTCGAAGAGTTTACGATTCGCGAGCCGCTCTCGGCGCGGCCCGGCGAGCGGGTGATCTACAGCGACCTCGGATTCATCGCTGTTGGGATGCTGCTCGAACGCCTCCACCGACGCTCGCTCGCGTCGGTCGTCGCGCACGCGTTCGCGCGGCCGAACCTGGCCTTCCGCCCGAGCGCGGGCGAGCGTGGGTCGATACCCGCGACTGAAGACGACGGCTGGCGCGGACGCGTTCAGGGCTATGTCCACGACGAGAAGGCATATCTCATGGGCGGCGTGGCCGGACACGCCGGTCTCTTTGCAAGCGCGGCGGACGTCGCGTGGCTGGCGGAAGCCTATCTCGGCCCGCTTCGTGGCCGTTCCAGCAGCCTGCTGCCGCCTTCGATGGTAGCGGAGGCAACGTGCGAGCAAGCATGGGATCCCGTGTTGCGGCGCGGCCTCGGCTGGGCTCTCAAGACGACCGACGAGAACTCCTGCGGACGGCTCTTCTCGCCGAGGAGCTTCGGCCACACGGGCTTCGTCGGCACGTGCGTGTGGGCGGACCCGCAGCGCGACCTCCAATGCGTCTTGCTGACGAACGGCGTCTACTTCGGTCGCAACGATACCCGCGATCTTCGTGCCGCCTTCTGCGAAACCGCAGCGTCGGAGCTGTCGTGA
- the nagZ gene encoding beta-N-acetylhexosaminidase, with translation MSASLSDLAASVVVTGVREEDACDARWSAYPFGGFIFFDRNTESLRALRALTDRLRARYDLAPILAIDQEGGRVMRLREGVAPMPSAAEIGGDAARAERIGARCADDLRRAGCNLDFAPVLDLAVDPRNTVIGDRSFGSDPHVVTESARAFARGLESGGVVATYKHFPGHGATATDSHHGLPVIALDESTLRSRDLVPFAAVASSARAMMTAHVVVAALDSEYPATLSPRILTTLLREEFGFGGVCFTDCLQMAAIANEYGSAEGAWRALRAGADAVTVSHDPTLAVTIAQRVVRAVKDGDLALERLQEASGRLKRLRSQLQPPLPI, from the coding sequence GTGAGCGCCTCGTTATCGGACCTCGCTGCGTCGGTCGTCGTGACGGGCGTGCGTGAAGAGGACGCGTGCGACGCGCGCTGGAGCGCCTACCCGTTCGGCGGCTTCATTTTCTTCGATCGTAACACCGAGTCGCTCCGTGCGCTTCGAGCGCTGACCGACCGGTTGCGCGCCCGGTACGATCTCGCGCCGATTCTGGCGATCGATCAAGAGGGCGGCCGCGTCATGCGCTTGCGCGAAGGCGTCGCGCCGATGCCTTCGGCCGCGGAGATCGGTGGCGATGCGGCGCGGGCTGAGCGAATCGGCGCCCGCTGCGCCGACGACCTTCGCCGTGCGGGGTGCAATCTCGACTTCGCGCCTGTCTTGGATCTTGCGGTCGATCCGAGGAATACCGTCATCGGAGATCGTTCGTTCGGCTCGGATCCGCACGTCGTCACCGAATCGGCGCGCGCGTTCGCCCGCGGACTCGAGAGCGGCGGAGTCGTGGCAACGTACAAGCACTTTCCCGGGCACGGAGCGACGGCGACCGATTCACATCATGGCTTGCCCGTCATCGCACTCGACGAGAGCACGCTGCGGTCGCGCGATCTCGTTCCGTTCGCAGCGGTCGCGTCGAGCGCTCGGGCGATGATGACGGCTCACGTCGTCGTTGCCGCGCTCGATTCCGAGTATCCGGCGACGCTCTCGCCGCGCATCCTCACGACCTTGCTGCGCGAGGAGTTCGGGTTCGGCGGCGTTTGCTTCACCGATTGCCTGCAGATGGCAGCCATCGCGAACGAGTACGGAAGCGCCGAGGGGGCGTGGCGCGCGCTGCGTGCCGGGGCCGACGCGGTCACGGTGAGCCACGATCCGACGCTCGCCGTTACCATCGCGCAGCGGGTCGTGCGCGCGGTGAAAGACGGGGATCTCGCGCTCGAGCGCCTGCAAGAGGCGTCGGGGCGGCTCAAAAGACTGCGCTCGCAGCTGCAGCCGCCGCTGCCGATATGA
- a CDS encoding ABC transporter ATP-binding protein — protein MSFSVAAGSTLAVVGPSGAGKSTLLRVVAGLLAAQRGEVVLDGSALDALPARLRRIALVFQDDALFPTMSVRENLAFALRRGAPPSRVEQIAVALHVEVHLERRPRELSGGERQRVSLARALLSDPLALLLDEPLAHLDPALRGRVRDAMRDLRGRFGGPVVYVTHDHAEAMMIADVLAVLVDGHLEDCGPPQRVYDAPATLRAASAVGVPPMNVLRDGSWIVGIRPERVCVVADGSLRGPVERWESVGADAYVHVRTNRGLVSARVPVERTYARGDVVALHFPADHVRRFDATSGAAIP, from the coding sequence GTGAGCTTCTCCGTCGCCGCGGGATCGACGCTGGCGGTCGTGGGACCTTCGGGAGCCGGGAAGAGCACGCTGCTTCGCGTGGTTGCCGGTTTGCTCGCGGCACAGCGCGGCGAGGTCGTACTCGACGGCAGTGCGCTGGATGCTCTCCCCGCCCGGCTGCGGCGCATCGCGTTAGTGTTTCAAGACGACGCGCTCTTTCCGACGATGAGCGTGCGCGAGAATCTTGCGTTTGCGTTGCGTCGCGGTGCTCCCCCCTCGCGCGTCGAGCAGATTGCGGTCGCTCTGCACGTCGAGGTCCACCTGGAACGAAGGCCGCGGGAACTCTCCGGTGGCGAGCGGCAACGCGTCTCGCTCGCACGCGCGCTTCTTTCCGATCCGCTCGCGCTCTTGCTGGACGAGCCGCTGGCACATCTCGACCCAGCGCTGCGGGGGCGCGTTCGCGACGCGATGCGCGATCTGCGCGGTCGCTTCGGCGGCCCCGTGGTCTACGTGACGCACGACCACGCCGAGGCGATGATGATCGCCGACGTGCTGGCGGTTTTGGTCGACGGGCATCTCGAGGACTGCGGTCCGCCGCAACGCGTTTACGATGCGCCTGCAACGCTGCGAGCGGCATCCGCTGTGGGCGTTCCGCCGATGAACGTCTTGCGCGACGGCTCATGGATCGTGGGAATTCGTCCCGAGCGGGTGTGCGTCGTGGCGGACGGCTCGCTACGCGGCCCGGTCGAGCGCTGGGAATCCGTCGGTGCCGATGCGTACGTGCACGTGCGAACGAATCGCGGCCTCGTCTCTGCTCGCGTTCCGGTCGAGCGTACCTATGCGCGCGGAGACGTGGTTGCGCTGCACTTTCCGGCAGATCACGTACGGCGATTCGATGCGACGAGCGGAGCGGCGATTCCGTGA
- a CDS encoding TonB-dependent receptor — MGFLIATCCLLHGYVHAVSGASVAGASVTILERRATVHARTGATGTFSIQTPPGPVTLVVVAQGFRSVEVGPIAVDGDQRIDVGLVVADTPALRTIGTVRVNGALTNVHQFVPNIEIGRAQIDQLGFDRVIQALADVPSVTFARPDGGASTAPVPIALRGPDPSETLVMLDGQILNDGNTGDVDVSQLPASAFSGIEISEGLGPIDLQGSNTFGGAVNLFSLRPTLQAHAALSASLGSFGRSEVWTNATGTQGSLGYALALDDTHADGYVDQGVTLCAGGYDAALAAGSRCLGPKAVHLGSTSTQRSALLNLDENLSQRSDVALRIFTLGDLRDMSGSENAPVFPNAQGPGAYFVGPGNAVFGQDLRAYDLRARFPLGAGTVVADASADDDSLSFTGSGISPYDVTHTDRRGNLGLSWERDGDDYVVAFGGYVRHESLFGDFIGTTLTQEMHSYFARGEISPVERVHLEGGAYLSDYSTFGTSLDGRLGIAYDLGSSSALHASVGTGFRAPLLVERYVFPLAALPRDVNGVYVGQGNPNEQPERATEYELGYSKRLADAQLDASVYRTNLRQPIENVYPLARATSGACSSGSPPCVEYPINVGDAVYEGWEIRATRRFGDFTARLSYGVNVAYPENLPPTVSNPTSGGSLVNGEQFLDIPQQQASFDATWRRGAWHAALNGIYRGRNNELNAAPFGIVNAAFGRAVGAIDISVAGTNLTNAVSGKFTLLGHGVAYSGAGGEIPTNLYAVEPTGFRVIVTARR; from the coding sequence GTGGGCTTTCTGATCGCGACGTGCTGTCTGCTGCACGGCTACGTGCACGCCGTCTCCGGGGCTTCGGTCGCAGGCGCGTCGGTGACCATCCTCGAGCGGCGCGCGACGGTGCACGCTCGGACCGGCGCGACCGGCACGTTTTCGATTCAGACACCTCCCGGGCCGGTTACGCTCGTCGTCGTCGCGCAGGGCTTTCGTAGCGTCGAGGTGGGGCCGATCGCGGTCGACGGGGATCAGCGGATCGACGTCGGGCTCGTCGTAGCCGACACGCCCGCGCTACGAACGATCGGGACCGTTCGCGTCAACGGCGCGCTGACGAACGTTCACCAGTTCGTACCGAACATCGAGATCGGGCGCGCACAGATCGACCAACTCGGCTTCGATCGCGTGATCCAAGCATTGGCCGACGTTCCGTCGGTCACGTTTGCTCGCCCCGACGGAGGCGCATCGACGGCGCCGGTCCCCATCGCGCTGCGCGGCCCCGACCCGTCGGAGACGCTGGTGATGCTCGACGGTCAGATCCTCAATGACGGCAATACGGGCGACGTCGACGTCTCGCAGCTTCCAGCATCGGCGTTCAGCGGAATCGAGATCAGCGAAGGGCTCGGGCCGATCGACCTCCAGGGAAGCAACACCTTCGGAGGAGCGGTGAACCTCTTCTCGCTGCGCCCGACGCTGCAAGCGCATGCGGCCCTCTCCGCATCGCTCGGGTCGTTTGGCAGAAGCGAGGTTTGGACGAACGCGACGGGAACGCAAGGAAGCCTCGGGTACGCGCTCGCCCTCGACGACACGCACGCGGACGGCTATGTCGACCAGGGCGTCACGCTCTGTGCGGGAGGTTACGACGCGGCGCTCGCGGCCGGCTCGCGATGCCTCGGACCGAAGGCCGTGCATCTTGGATCGACGTCGACCCAGCGTTCGGCGCTGCTGAACCTCGACGAGAATCTGTCGCAACGCTCCGACGTGGCGTTGCGCATCTTCACGCTGGGCGACCTGCGGGACATGAGCGGGAGCGAGAACGCGCCCGTCTTCCCAAACGCCCAGGGGCCGGGAGCGTACTTCGTCGGTCCGGGAAATGCCGTTTTTGGCCAAGATCTGCGCGCGTACGATCTTCGCGCGCGTTTTCCGCTCGGTGCGGGAACGGTCGTTGCCGACGCAAGCGCCGACGACGACAGCCTTAGCTTTACGGGCTCGGGCATCTCGCCGTACGACGTGACGCACACCGACCGTCGCGGAAACCTCGGACTCTCGTGGGAGCGCGACGGGGACGATTACGTCGTCGCGTTCGGCGGTTACGTTCGCCATGAGTCGCTCTTCGGCGATTTTATCGGGACGACGCTCACGCAGGAGATGCACAGTTACTTCGCGCGCGGCGAGATATCGCCGGTGGAGCGCGTCCACCTCGAGGGCGGCGCGTATCTTTCGGATTACTCGACCTTCGGAACGAGCCTTGACGGTCGCTTAGGCATCGCATACGATCTCGGGTCGTCGTCGGCGCTTCACGCGTCGGTCGGGACGGGATTCCGGGCGCCCTTGCTCGTCGAGCGGTACGTCTTTCCGCTGGCGGCCCTTCCGCGCGATGTCAACGGGGTGTACGTCGGCCAAGGGAATCCGAACGAACAGCCGGAGCGCGCAACCGAATACGAGCTAGGGTATTCGAAGCGCCTCGCCGACGCTCAGCTCGACGCGTCCGTCTATCGGACCAACCTGCGCCAGCCGATCGAAAACGTCTATCCCCTGGCTCGGGCGACGTCGGGCGCGTGTTCGAGCGGCTCGCCGCCGTGCGTCGAGTATCCGATCAACGTCGGAGACGCGGTCTATGAAGGATGGGAGATTCGTGCGACCCGCCGATTCGGCGACTTCACCGCGCGGTTGTCGTACGGCGTGAACGTCGCATATCCGGAGAATTTGCCTCCGACCGTTTCGAATCCGACGTCGGGCGGAAGCCTCGTCAACGGCGAGCAGTTTCTCGATATTCCTCAGCAGCAAGCGTCGTTCGATGCCACCTGGCGACGCGGGGCTTGGCACGCCGCGCTGAACGGGATCTATCGCGGGCGCAACAACGAGCTGAACGCCGCACCGTTCGGCATCGTCAACGCTGCCTTCGGACGCGCCGTGGGTGCGATCGACATAAGCGTCGCCGGCACCAATCTCACGAACGCCGTCTCCGGAAAGTTCACCCTCCTGGGCCACGGCGTAGCGTACAGCGGTGCAGGCGGCGAGATTCCAACCAACCTGTACGCGGTCGAGCCGACGGGTTTCCGTGTCATCGTTACTGCCCGGCGGTAA